One stretch of Streptomyces peucetius DNA includes these proteins:
- a CDS encoding ABC transporter permease subunit, translating to MASLTYDLTLAGLAVGSAAALTGIGLIVTYRATGVLNLAHGAVAMVCAYVMRQFAVEWGWPVPLAALVTLLVVAPGIGLLLERLVFRPLSVPAPDPARTLVASIGVFVLLVGAAALLWGEGARADAPVLLPDAPWTQLAAVLLLAVLVAAVTRWTRFGRELRAVVDNRVLASLGGVDADRVAAAGWAFGSFTAGLTGVLLAPYVRLDPYGLPLLVVEVIAVAVVARMRSLPVAIGAALAIGVAQAQLTRLHLSGPAQPLVQAVEANLFVVALLVAALLLPGAGGSVTRAAAPAVRIARPVWLIAGVLLLLPLGFAGADLQTAVQVPALAVVLLSLVVVAGRGGQISLGQAAYAGLGALVTALLAAGRFPGFPRLPELVALAVAVVLVAPLGLVTGWPAIRRHGLALALVTLAVGVAVSRFVLTQPYATAGLTVSRPAALGSDRAYYVVELAVLAGALAAVAALRRGRTGRALAALRDHEEGAQAAGVAVPALKVTAFVTGAALAALGGGLLAMGVRAFDPEAFDPVRGLLWFAAVFVLGADNLLAPLPAAALLVALDAGTRGGVAAVVIGLLAVLLGHGRLLGRRPAGPERAATAPVPWPGPAAPYRSPRAPRRAVGTEEARGRPADGGPAVRPRGPSAEEARPRGLSAEGLRVAFQGREVVGGVDLVVEPGRVTALVGGNGAGKSTLFHCLCGSLRPDAGRVRLDGADISRRSAHARTRLGIARTFQQPAVFPSLTVEENVRIGAEQGRHRDTSAVGPVLRLLALDGPVRRLPAAGLPTGVLRRAELGRALASRPHTLLLDEPTAGLDTAETEMLARILEALAADGTAVLVVEHDVALVARVADTVHVMEAGRLVR from the coding sequence CTCGCCGCCCTGGTGACGCTGCTCGTCGTCGCACCCGGGATCGGGCTGCTGCTGGAGCGGCTCGTCTTCCGCCCCCTGTCGGTGCCGGCGCCCGACCCGGCGCGGACCCTGGTGGCGTCGATCGGCGTCTTCGTACTGCTGGTGGGTGCGGCGGCGCTGCTGTGGGGCGAGGGCGCCCGGGCCGACGCGCCGGTGCTGCTCCCGGACGCCCCCTGGACGCAGCTCGCGGCCGTCCTGCTGCTGGCCGTGCTGGTGGCCGCGGTCACCCGGTGGACCCGGTTCGGCCGGGAACTGCGCGCCGTCGTGGACAACCGCGTCCTGGCGTCCCTCGGCGGCGTCGACGCCGACCGGGTGGCGGCGGCGGGGTGGGCGTTCGGATCGTTCACCGCCGGTCTGACGGGCGTACTGCTGGCCCCGTACGTACGGCTCGATCCGTACGGGCTGCCCCTGCTGGTCGTCGAGGTCATCGCGGTGGCGGTCGTCGCGCGGATGCGGAGCCTGCCCGTCGCGATCGGGGCGGCGCTGGCGATCGGCGTGGCGCAGGCGCAGTTGACCCGGCTGCACCTGTCGGGGCCGGCGCAGCCCCTGGTCCAGGCGGTCGAGGCCAATCTGTTCGTCGTGGCGCTGCTGGTCGCGGCCCTGCTGCTGCCCGGCGCCGGCGGTTCGGTGACCCGGGCGGCGGCTCCCGCGGTACGGATCGCCCGGCCCGTGTGGCTGATCGCCGGGGTCCTTCTGCTGCTGCCGCTCGGATTCGCGGGCGCGGACCTGCAGACGGCGGTCCAGGTGCCGGCGCTCGCCGTCGTGCTGCTGTCCCTGGTCGTGGTCGCCGGGCGCGGCGGCCAGATCTCCCTGGGTCAGGCCGCGTACGCGGGGCTCGGCGCGCTCGTCACGGCGCTGCTGGCGGCGGGCCGGTTCCCCGGTTTCCCAAGGCTGCCCGAGCTGGTGGCCCTGGCGGTCGCCGTGGTGCTGGTCGCTCCGCTGGGGCTGGTGACCGGGTGGCCCGCGATCCGCCGGCACGGCCTGGCCCTTGCGCTGGTCACGCTGGCCGTCGGGGTGGCGGTGAGCCGCTTCGTCCTGACCCAGCCGTACGCGACGGCCGGCCTGACCGTGTCGCGCCCTGCGGCCCTCGGCTCGGACCGGGCGTACTACGTCGTGGAACTGGCCGTACTGGCCGGTGCGCTGGCGGCGGTCGCCGCGCTGCGCCGGGGTCGCACCGGGCGGGCGCTGGCCGCGCTGCGCGACCACGAGGAGGGCGCTCAGGCAGCGGGGGTGGCGGTCCCGGCGCTCAAGGTCACCGCGTTCGTGACGGGCGCGGCGCTGGCGGCGCTGGGCGGCGGCCTGCTGGCCATGGGGGTGCGGGCGTTCGACCCGGAGGCGTTCGATCCGGTGCGCGGTCTCCTCTGGTTCGCGGCGGTGTTCGTGCTGGGCGCGGACAACCTCCTCGCGCCGCTGCCGGCGGCGGCGCTGCTCGTCGCACTGGACGCGGGCACCCGGGGCGGTGTGGCGGCGGTCGTGATCGGGCTCCTCGCCGTCCTCCTGGGCCACGGCCGGCTCCTCGGCCGCCGCCCGGCCGGGCCCGAACGGGCGGCCACCGCCCCTGTCCCTTGGCCCGGCCCCGCCGCGCCGTACCGAAGTCCCAGGGCGCCCCGGCGGGCGGTCGGCACCGAAGAGGCACGCGGCCGTCCCGCCGACGGCGGCCCGGCGGTCCGGCCCAGGGGGCCCAGTGCCGAGGAGGCGCGGCCCCGGGGGCTCAGTGCCGAGGGGCTGCGGGTCGCCTTCCAGGGGCGGGAAGTGGTCGGCGGGGTGGATCTCGTCGTGGAACCCGGGCGGGTCACCGCGCTCGTCGGGGGAAACGGCGCGGGCAAGAGCACCCTGTTCCACTGCCTGTGCGGGTCGCTGCGGCCGGACGCCGGGCGGGTGCGGCTCGACGGGGCCGACATCAGCCGCCGGTCCGCACACGCCCGGACCCGGCTCGGGATCGCCAGGACGTTCCAGCAGCCCGCCGTCTTCCCGTCCCTGACCGTCGAGGAGAACGTACGGATCGGCGCCGAGCAGGGCCGGCACCGGGACACGTCGGCCGTGGGCCCCGTGCTGCGGCTGCTCGCTCTGGACGGCCCGGTGCGGCGGCTGCCCGCCGCCGGGCTGCCCACCGGGGTGCTGCGCCGGGCGGAGCTGGGGCGGGCGCTCGCCTCGCGGCCCCACACGCTGCTGCTGGACGAGCCCACGGCCGGCCTCGACACCGCCGAGACGGAGATGCTCGCCCGCATCCTGGAGGCGCTCGCGGCGGACGGCACGGCCGTCCTCGTCGTCGAGCACGATGTCGCTCTCGTCGCCCGCGTCGCCGACACCGTGCACGTCATGGAAGCGGGGCGGCTGGTGCGATGA
- a CDS encoding ATP-binding cassette domain-containing protein — translation MTLAMELRDVRVRYGPLEALHGVRLPVPAGALTVLLGRNGSGRTTALRALAGTVLPAAGSVLWQGRDVTALRAYARARLGLCFVPDQRAVYGTLTVAENLELAAHRGEFARALEGFPALRPLLGRTAATLSGGEQRMLALSRALLTPAAVVLADEPVQGMAPAVADRAYELLRELGAAVVVAEQRLPEALRHGGPPVVVHELRRGSVVFSGEPAELAPVSPGPGGAPRPP, via the coding sequence ATGACCCTCGCGATGGAACTGCGCGACGTGCGTGTGCGGTACGGCCCGCTGGAGGCACTGCACGGCGTCCGGCTCCCCGTTCCGGCCGGAGCACTGACCGTCCTGCTCGGGCGTAACGGCTCCGGCCGTACGACCGCGCTGCGGGCGCTCGCCGGTACCGTCCTTCCCGCCGCCGGCTCGGTGCTGTGGCAGGGCCGGGACGTGACGGCCCTGCGCGCGTACGCGAGGGCACGGCTCGGCCTGTGCTTCGTGCCCGACCAGCGGGCCGTGTACGGCACCCTGACCGTCGCGGAGAACCTGGAGCTCGCCGCTCATCGCGGGGAGTTCGCCCGTGCGCTCGAGGGTTTCCCGGCGCTCCGGCCGCTGCTGGGCCGCACGGCGGCCACTCTGTCCGGCGGCGAGCAGCGGATGCTGGCGCTCTCCCGCGCCCTGCTGACGCCCGCAGCGGTCGTCCTGGCCGACGAGCCCGTCCAGGGCATGGCGCCGGCGGTCGCGGACCGCGCGTACGAACTGCTGCGCGAACTCGGCGCCGCGGTCGTCGTCGCCGAGCAGCGGCTGCCGGAGGCCCTGCGCCACGGCGGCCCGCCGGTCGTCGTGCACGAACTGCGCCGCGGCTCGGTCGTGTTCAGCGGCGAGCCTGCCGAGCTCGCACCCGTCTCCCCCGGGCCCGGGGGCGCTCCCCGGCCGCCCTGA